A stretch of DNA from Rathayibacter sp. VKM Ac-2762:
CGGGTCGCCCGGGGCGTCGACCGTCTCGATCGGGATACCCAGCTCGCGCAGGTCGTCCTTGTCGCGCTCGAACTGGCGCTCGAGCGAGGTCCGGTCGCCCCGGCCGACCCGCTGCCGGTAGCCCTGCACCGTGGAGAGGACGTCGGCCTTCGTCAGTCCGTTCTCGGCCGCGACGAGCGCGAGCACGAGGTTGAACAAACGCTCCTCGGCCGGGACGCGGCTCGAGGACGGGGCGTCGGAAGGCACGCCCTCCAGTCTAGGGCCGGGCTCGGTCAGACCTTTCCGAGGATGTCGGCGACGAAGATCAGCGTCGCGCCGCCGGGGATCCCGCCCTGGGGGGAGCCCTGGTCGCCGTAGCCCTGGTCCGGCGGGATGACCGCGATGACCTGGGATCCGACGGGCTGGCCGATGAGGGCGTCGGCGAATCCGGCGATGACTCCGCCCTGGGTGGTCGAGCCGTCGGCGGCCGTGAAGACGGCGGGAGCGCCCTTCTCCCAGCTGGAATCGAACACCTTCCCGTCGCTCCACTGCCAGCCGGTGTAGGCCACGACGACCTGGTCGCCCTCGGCGACGACGTCGCCGTCGCCCTTCTTGAGCTGGGCGATGCGGAGGTCGGACGGCGCGTCGCCCGAGGGCTTCGCGAGCCCCGGGCGTCCGTCGTCGCCGAGCGTCACCGTCGGGAAGCCGTCGGGCGCGGGCTGGACGGCGCCGTTCGCGCGGGCCAGCGAGGCCTCGCGGACGTCCGCGACGAGCACGAGCGTGTCGTCCTCCGAGATGCCGAGCTGCGACGAGGACTGGCCGAAGCCGTCCTCGGGGGCGATCGCGATGGCGACGCGCGAGCCGACCTGCGTGCAGAGGAGGCCCTCGTTCAGGCCGACGAGCCCGGCTCCGCCGACGCCGAAGCGGGCGGTGCTCGACCCGTCGTAGGGCGAGGTCTCGAGGACCGTGCCGTCCGCTCCGTTGACCAGGGTGTAGTCGATGGTGACGAGCTGGCCCTTCTCGAGGGGTGCGCCCGAGCCCTCGATGAGGGTGCTGACCTGCGTGCCGTCCGCCTTCAGCGGCGTCGGGACGCTGACGTCCGGCTTCGCTCCGAAGTCGCCCGTGGCGCTGACCGCCGCCGAGGAGTCGCCGGAGGAGAACGGAGCGTCGCAGTCCGCCTGCGAGGAGGACGCGGTGCATCCGGTGAGAGCGGCGACGATGCCGATGCCGGCGATGAGCGCGGTGGTCCTGCGCACGGGTCCTCGATTCGAGAGAAGGGGAGCGGTGACGCCCGAGGTGGAGACGGCCCGGAGGCCGGGAACAGCTTAGAGGATGCCCTCGTCGTCGGGCTCCGCGGTCTCCTCGCCGAACCCGCGGGCCCGGGAGAGCTCGGCGCTGGTGGCGGACTCGCGGACCCGCTTGCGCAGGCTCTTGGGGCTCACGGCGCGCTCGCCGAGCGCGCCGGGGGTCCAGGCCTCCACGTCCTCGTCGCTGAAGTCCGTCTTCGACGGGCGGCGCTTGAGCTCGGGGAGCACGGTGTCCGGAGCGAGCCGGCGAGCGGTGATGAGGAAGCCGGTGTGGCCGATCATCCGGTGGTCCGGCCGGACCGCGAGGCCCTCGACGTGCCAGCCGCGGACCATGGTCTCGTTCGACGACGGGTTCGTGAACAGGCCCGAGGCGCGGATCGCCTCCGCCGTCCGCGAGAGCTGCGTGACGGTGGCCACGTAGCAGAGGAGCACTCCCCCGGGCGTGAGAGCCTCGGCGGCGACGTCGAGGCACTCCCAGGGCGCGAGCATGTCGAGCACGACGCGGTCGGCTTCGCCGGACGGGACCGTGCCGGGCAGCGCCTCGACGAGGTCGCCGACGGTGACGCTCCAGTTGTCGGGCGTGTAGCCGAGGAAGGTCTCGATGTTCGCCCGTGCGACATCCGCGAACTCCTCGCGCCGCTCGAACGACGACAGCCGGCCGGTCGGACCCACCGCCCGCAGCAGCCAGAGCGAGAGCGCGCCGGAGCCGACACCGGCCTCGACCACGCGGGCGCCGGGGAAGACGTCGGCGAGGGCGAGGATCTGGGCCGCGTCCTTCGGGTACACGATCGCCGCGCCGCGGGGCATCGACATCACGAAGTCGGCGAGGAGAGGGCGCAGCGCGAGGTGCTCGACGCCGACGGTGTTGGTCACCACCGAGCCGTCGGGCAGCCCGATCACCGTGTCGTGCTCGATGCCGCCCCGGTGCGTGTGGAACACCTTGCCGGGAACGAGCGTGATGGTGTTCATCCGCCCCTTGGGTCCCGTCAGCTGGACGCGGTCCCCCGCGCGGAAGGGTCCGGAATGCTGCAGTGCCTCACCGGTCATCGGCGGGCCTCCGTCTCGGTCGTGGCCGGGCCGGAGCCGCGGTGCTCGGAGGACACCGTCGCGAGGTCCGCGACGGTGCGGCCCGCGAGGGTGGGCCAGAGGGCGTAGGGGGCGGCGGGGTCCAGCTCCAGCTGGTGCGGGACGCCGATCGCCGCGGCTCCGGAGGCGACGGCCGCGCCGAGGCCCGTGAGGGAGTCCTCGATCGCGACGCAGGCGGCGATGTCGACGCCGAGGGTGCTCGCGGCGAGGAGGTACGCCTCGGGGTGGGGCTTGCTGCGCTCGACCATGTCGCCGCTGACGACGGCGGCGAAGGCGGGGAACGGGATCCGGTCCACGACGGCCGCGGCCATCCGCGAGATCGACATCGTGACCAGCGCCTGCGGCACACCCGCCTCGGACACCGCGCGCAGCAGCTCGAGCGCGCCCGGTCGCCACGGGATGCTCACGGCCAGCTGGTCGACGACCTCGTCGGTCATCCGGTCGATGATCGCGTCGACGGAGAGGTCGACGCCCTTGCCCTGCAGGATGCGGGCGGCGGCGGGCAGGCCCGAGCCGACGAGTCCCATCGCGTCCTCGTGGGTCCACACTCCGCCGAAGGAGGAGACGAGCGCGTGCTCCGACGCCATCCAGTACGGCTCGGTGTCGACGAGCGTCCCGTCCATGTCCCAGAGGACGGCGGCGGGGGCGGACGCTCCTCCGAGCGACTCGGAGGACAGCGGCCGGGCGGAGGTCTCGGGAGTCACGAGCGACCATGGTACCGGCAGGGCCGCGCCCCTCCCCGGCCGCGGGCCGAGAGCGAACAGCGCGGCCGATCCCGCCGGACGGGACGGGCGCGGCCGGGGGCGGTCCTATCCTGGACGGAGGGACAGGCGCGGTGTGCGCTCCCCGCACATCGAGCCGAACGCGGAGATCCTGCCTATGAACGTGATCACGGGGAACGTCCTGGTCGTGGCCTTCGAGGGCTGGAACGACGCCGGGGACGCCGCCAGCGGCGCGCTGCGGCTGGTCAAGGACGCCGGGGAGTACGTGCCCCTCTTCGCCGTCGACGCCGAGCAGTACTACGACTTCCAGTACACCCGCCCCATGCTCTCGATCGGCGAGGACGGCCGCCGCAGCCTCGCCTGGCCCGGCACCCAGATCTTCGGCCCGGCCGACACCTCGGTCGACGCCGAGAGCGCGCTGTACCTCATGATCGGCACCGAGCCCTCGCGCAGCTGGAAGAGCTTCGCCGCCGAGGTCGTCGACGCCATGCTCGCGATCGACATCTCCGCCGTCGTCTTCCTCGGCGCGATGCTCGCCGACGTCCCGCACACCCGGCCGATCTCGATCTTCGCCTCGAGCGAGAACGCGGAGCTGCGGAGCTCCTTCGAGCTCGAGCGCTCCAGCTACGAGGGGCCGGTCGGCATCCTCAGCGTGATCGGCGAGGCCGCGCAGAAGGTCGGCATCCCCGCCGTCTCGATCTGGGCCTCCGTCCCGCACTACGTGCACAACGCGCCCTCGCCCAAGGCGATGCTGGCGCTGCTCGAGAAGCTCGAGGAGGTCGTCGGCCTGGCGATCCCCCGCGGCGACCTCGTCGAGGAGGCGGAGGAGTGGGAGCGCGGCATCGACGCCCTCGCCGCCGAGGACGAGGAGATGGCG
This window harbors:
- a CDS encoding FKBP-type peptidyl-prolyl cis-trans isomerase, giving the protein MRRTTALIAGIGIVAALTGCTASSSQADCDAPFSSGDSSAAVSATGDFGAKPDVSVPTPLKADGTQVSTLIEGSGAPLEKGQLVTIDYTLVNGADGTVLETSPYDGSSTARFGVGGAGLVGLNEGLLCTQVGSRVAIAIAPEDGFGQSSSQLGISEDDTLVLVADVREASLARANGAVQPAPDGFPTVTLGDDGRPGLAKPSGDAPSDLRIAQLKKGDGDVVAEGDQVVVAYTGWQWSDGKVFDSSWEKGAPAVFTAADGSTTQGGVIAGFADALIGQPVGSQVIAVIPPDQGYGDQGSPQGGIPGGATLIFVADILGKV
- a CDS encoding HAD family hydrolase, whose protein sequence is MTPETSARPLSSESLGGASAPAAVLWDMDGTLVDTEPYWMASEHALVSSFGGVWTHEDAMGLVGSGLPAAARILQGKGVDLSVDAIIDRMTDEVVDQLAVSIPWRPGALELLRAVSEAGVPQALVTMSISRMAAAVVDRIPFPAFAAVVSGDMVERSKPHPEAYLLAASTLGVDIAACVAIEDSLTGLGAAVASGAAAIGVPHQLELDPAAPYALWPTLAGRTVADLATVSSEHRGSGPATTETEARR
- a CDS encoding PAC2 family protein; the encoded protein is MNVITGNVLVVAFEGWNDAGDAASGALRLVKDAGEYVPLFAVDAEQYYDFQYTRPMLSIGEDGRRSLAWPGTQIFGPADTSVDAESALYLMIGTEPSRSWKSFAAEVVDAMLAIDISAVVFLGAMLADVPHTRPISIFASSENAELRSSFELERSSYEGPVGILSVIGEAAQKVGIPAVSIWASVPHYVHNAPSPKAMLALLEKLEEVVGLAIPRGDLVEEAEEWERGIDALAAEDEEMASYIAQLEQARDTVDSPEASGEAIAQEFERYLRRRGDGRSGEEPWRP
- a CDS encoding tRNA (adenine-N1)-methyltransferase is translated as MTGEALQHSGPFRAGDRVQLTGPKGRMNTITLVPGKVFHTHRGGIEHDTVIGLPDGSVVTNTVGVEHLALRPLLADFVMSMPRGAAIVYPKDAAQILALADVFPGARVVEAGVGSGALSLWLLRAVGPTGRLSSFERREEFADVARANIETFLGYTPDNWSVTVGDLVEALPGTVPSGEADRVVLDMLAPWECLDVAAEALTPGGVLLCYVATVTQLSRTAEAIRASGLFTNPSSNETMVRGWHVEGLAVRPDHRMIGHTGFLITARRLAPDTVLPELKRRPSKTDFSDEDVEAWTPGALGERAVSPKSLRKRVRESATSAELSRARGFGEETAEPDDEGIL